Proteins encoded within one genomic window of Cytophagales bacterium:
- a CDS encoding glycosyl hydrolase — MRVHFSRLSSLILLLFAYAGFAQTLSPEQLAQLEFRHIGPVGNRIISVTGVAEDPMTYYVGAASGGIWKTADGGLNWQPVFDQERVHSIGALAAAPSEPEIVYAGTGESFIRSNVSIGNGVWRTTDGGANWTHLGLENTGRISRIVVHPNNPEVAYVAALGHGYTPQKERGIYKTTDGGKTWKQVLHVDAKTGASDLVMDPFNPRIMFAGMWSLEIRPWTRKSGGPGGGIYRSLDGGETWNKLEGNGLPTGEVGKIALAMTAAQQGRLYALIETGDGIPLDGKPTNTGELWRSENRGNTFALINSDRDLSGRGAYYTRCKASPDNPNEIYFFSAAYATSIDGGKTATLAAPGTAPNWDHHEMWVDPTNGNRQIVVGDGGLSISQNRGKSWHRVQLPVAQLYHVTTDTEIPYNVLTNRQDGPSMKGPSRSRMQSFFGGFIPTGMWHDVGGGESGFATADPTDPNIVWSSASGFGALGGVVVRYNEKTKQFRQVEVWPELTAGTAAADVKYRFQWTFPLLISPHDNNTVYVASQFVHRTTNGGQTWEVVSPDLSLNDASKQQFSGGLTGDNIGVEYANVVYALEESGLKQGLLWAGTNDGLVHISRDNGANWTNVTSKIPEMPTYGAVRNIEASKFDEGTAYLTVDAHEMGDFKPYVYMTTNYGKSWKKITTGIESSTLSYCRMIKEDPVNSNLLYLGTENALYFSLDKGTTWQSLMTNLPSSPMYWMDIPEHFNDLVVGTYGRGIWILDDLTPLQQLTNEVASASVHLFDPKDAYRFHPVSMVMQFFKEASFGDDPPVGTSLHFWQSEDMPDSVSLNISNASGDVVRTIKQKGKPGINRVWWDFKEDATTKMVMRTKPIYAPWYKLDDQRTRPSTVMPMSLTAEPGTYTVTLEAGDFKQSQTFELIKDPNSEGSVDDIREQKVLLDKIKADFEEISITVNEAEKLRRQLRDMVPMVSKDMGEKILTLDSMVTDVENKMIQLKHTGKGQDVIRLPGMLLEKLSYLASTVAIADFKPADQYVEVYEKLHIEWVEVKKAWEKLKSGEVSTLQQEQNVPLILGSDY; from the coding sequence ATGCGCGTACATTTCTCACGCTTATCTTCATTGATCTTGTTGCTATTTGCTTATGCAGGTTTCGCACAAACGCTCAGTCCTGAGCAGCTTGCACAACTTGAATTCCGTCACATTGGTCCTGTGGGCAACCGGATCATTTCCGTGACAGGAGTTGCCGAAGATCCCATGACCTACTATGTAGGAGCAGCTTCCGGTGGCATCTGGAAAACGGCTGATGGTGGATTGAACTGGCAACCTGTATTTGATCAAGAGCGCGTACATTCTATTGGTGCTTTAGCCGCTGCTCCCAGCGAACCTGAGATCGTCTATGCTGGCACGGGGGAATCATTCATTCGCTCCAATGTATCCATAGGCAATGGTGTCTGGCGAACCACGGACGGAGGTGCGAATTGGACGCATTTAGGCCTTGAAAATACCGGAAGGATCAGTCGCATTGTGGTCCATCCTAATAACCCTGAAGTTGCGTATGTAGCAGCTCTGGGACATGGTTACACCCCTCAAAAAGAACGTGGCATTTACAAGACGACCGATGGAGGAAAGACCTGGAAGCAGGTACTGCATGTAGATGCGAAAACAGGTGCATCAGATCTGGTCATGGACCCTTTCAACCCGCGTATCATGTTTGCAGGTATGTGGTCTTTGGAAATTCGACCCTGGACACGTAAAAGTGGCGGCCCCGGAGGTGGCATCTACCGTTCCTTAGATGGTGGTGAGACCTGGAACAAACTAGAAGGTAATGGCCTTCCTACAGGAGAAGTTGGAAAAATCGCGTTGGCCATGACGGCTGCGCAACAAGGACGCCTTTATGCATTGATTGAAACTGGAGACGGTATTCCTCTGGATGGCAAACCAACTAATACGGGTGAACTTTGGAGGTCTGAGAATCGCGGAAACACTTTTGCATTAATCAATTCAGACCGTGACCTAAGTGGGCGTGGCGCTTACTATACAAGGTGTAAGGCTTCCCCAGACAATCCTAATGAAATCTATTTCTTTTCAGCTGCCTATGCGACCAGTATCGACGGTGGAAAGACGGCTACCCTCGCAGCACCTGGTACCGCACCCAACTGGGATCATCATGAAATGTGGGTAGATCCCACCAATGGCAACCGGCAGATCGTCGTTGGTGATGGTGGGCTCTCCATCAGCCAAAATCGCGGCAAATCTTGGCATCGGGTTCAACTGCCAGTAGCTCAGCTCTATCACGTCACCACTGACACAGAAATCCCTTACAATGTGCTGACCAATCGCCAGGATGGCCCGTCTATGAAAGGACCGAGCAGAAGTCGCATGCAGAGCTTCTTTGGTGGTTTTATCCCTACGGGCATGTGGCATGATGTCGGTGGTGGTGAAAGTGGTTTTGCGACAGCAGATCCTACCGACCCGAACATTGTGTGGTCCAGCGCCTCGGGGTTTGGTGCACTCGGTGGTGTGGTTGTACGATACAATGAAAAAACCAAGCAATTCCGACAAGTAGAAGTTTGGCCGGAATTAACGGCAGGTACCGCCGCTGCAGATGTCAAATATCGTTTCCAATGGACGTTCCCGCTCCTCATCTCTCCTCACGATAACAATACCGTTTATGTCGCGAGTCAGTTTGTGCATCGAACCACCAATGGTGGCCAGACCTGGGAAGTAGTCAGTCCTGATCTGAGTTTGAATGATGCGAGTAAACAACAATTCTCAGGCGGATTGACCGGAGATAATATTGGCGTAGAATATGCTAATGTCGTTTACGCACTAGAAGAATCTGGCCTTAAGCAAGGCTTGTTGTGGGCAGGCACGAATGACGGACTCGTACATATCAGTCGTGACAATGGCGCCAATTGGACCAATGTCACTTCCAAGATCCCGGAAATGCCTACTTATGGCGCTGTAAGAAATATTGAAGCCTCCAAATTCGATGAAGGCACGGCGTATCTCACTGTGGACGCACATGAAATGGGTGATTTCAAACCTTATGTATACATGACCACCAACTATGGCAAGTCATGGAAAAAAATCACAACAGGAATCGAAAGTAGTACTTTGAGCTACTGCCGAATGATCAAAGAAGATCCTGTCAATTCGAATCTACTTTACCTGGGGACAGAGAATGCACTTTACTTTTCGTTGGATAAAGGAACAACCTGGCAATCCCTGATGACCAACCTCCCCTCCAGTCCTATGTATTGGATGGACATTCCTGAGCACTTCAACGATCTCGTGGTGGGTACATATGGTCGAGGTATCTGGATCCTGGATGACCTTACTCCGCTTCAGCAATTGACCAACGAAGTAGCCAGTGCTTCTGTTCATTTATTTGATCCTAAAGATGCCTATCGCTTCCATCCCGTATCGATGGTCATGCAGTTTTTCAAAGAGGCTTCCTTTGGAGATGATCCTCCAGTCGGAACTTCTTTGCATTTCTGGCAATCTGAAGACATGCCAGACAGTGTTTCATTGAACATTAGTAATGCTTCAGGAGATGTCGTCAGAACCATCAAACAAAAGGGCAAACCCGGTATCAATCGCGTCTGGTGGGATTTCAAAGAGGACGCTACCACGAAAATGGTCATGCGAACTAAACCCATCTATGCTCCCTGGTACAAACTAGATGATCAACGAACGCGTCCATCAACGGTCATGCCCATGTCTTTAACTGCCGAACCAGGTACTTATACCGTGACGCTGGAAGCTGGCGATTTCAAACAGAGTCAGACGTTCGAATTGATCAAGGATCCAAATTCCGAAGGGAGCGTTGATGATATTCGTGAACAAAAAGTATTGTTGGACAAGATCAAAGCAGATTTCGAAGAGATTTCGATAACGGTCAATGAAGCTGAAAAACTTCGCCGACAATTGCGTGACATGGTCCCAATGGTGTCCAAAGATATGGGCGAGAAAATCCTTACGTTGGATAGTATGGTAACAGATGTTGAGAACAAGATGATCCAGTTGAAACATACTGGAAAAGGCCAGGACGTCATCCGACTCCCAGGCATGTTATTAGAAAAATTGAGCTACCTGGCTTCAACCGTAGCAATTGCAGATTTCAAACCAGCAGATCAATATGTGGAAGTCTATGAAAAACTGCATATCGAATGGGTAGAGGTCAAAAAAGCCTGGGAAAAACTGAAAAGTGGAGAGGTGTCGACACTTCAGCAAGAACAAAATGTTCCATTGATTTTGGGGTCTGATTACTAA
- a CDS encoding Crp/Fnr family transcriptional regulator, translating to MEFQPLLEHINQRVKLTSEEESIITSRLKLRTFLKGQFVQQAGDVSRHQYFITSGSTKTFYTDTDGNMHVVAMGIEDWWIGDICSFSNQLPADFHIQCLDQTTVIQIAYSDQEALFDEVPKLERYFRLVVQKAYGNMSLRIVRNHSMSAKERYVLFLKSYPEIVQRVPQYVIASYLGITKEFLSSIRKQLSTEA from the coding sequence ATGGAATTTCAACCACTCCTGGAACACATTAATCAACGGGTAAAACTTACTTCAGAAGAGGAATCAATCATCACTTCCAGACTAAAGCTCCGCACCTTTCTGAAAGGCCAGTTTGTACAACAAGCTGGTGATGTGAGTCGACATCAATACTTCATTACCTCAGGAAGCACCAAAACGTTTTATACCGATACTGATGGTAATATGCATGTGGTAGCCATGGGCATTGAGGATTGGTGGATCGGAGATATTTGTAGCTTCAGCAATCAATTACCTGCAGACTTCCATATCCAATGTCTCGACCAAACCACGGTCATTCAGATTGCTTATTCCGATCAGGAAGCCCTCTTTGACGAAGTTCCCAAGCTAGAACGGTACTTCAGACTGGTGGTTCAAAAAGCTTATGGTAACATGTCCCTGAGGATTGTCCGAAATCACTCCATGTCCGCAAAAGAGCGGTATGTACTCTTCTTAAAATCCTACCCGGAAATTGTACAACGCGTTCCACAGTACGTCATTGCTTCGTATCTCGGTATCACCAAAGAATTTTTGAGCAGTATTAGGAAACAACTGTCAACTGAAGCTTAA
- a CDS encoding TonB-dependent receptor, with product MTGVVMDMESKEPIPFATIQLTSESHKGKESNVRGTTTDIDGRFTLKGLCDEEMDLIVSHVGYKQVVHHHDTYHASPKIFLAVDDQLLESVVVEDAYQEELKSVAIQKKELSQLAVVNSSIGELTEEMSGVSVLKTGANISKPIIHGLHSNRVLVINDGVRHAFQVWGLEHAPEIDPSHVDRIEIVKGAGTVKYGPEALGGVILYNSKRPAFDKDLNGSFGYAYHTNGRAGTGNFNVGHGAHRFAWNVGGFGIYQGDLKTPNYDLTNTGRREYGASFNTLLHQKFFDLQVSGSYFNQELGILRGSIVGNLDDLQRAIDRGEPSPTLDPSYDIQNPKQDTEHGLINTNLSFFLGEHVINLQYAFQQNIRREFDVRRGELNDRPVIDLELKSQTAEIEWIQPEQGRWNGSSGIQLFTQNSVNEPGSNPINFVPDYDVFNVGAFTVQSLNFDKSVVELGVRFDYQTLSVADTIRDVAVYANEVDFSNATFTLGFRHELNRNWSLFSNIGSAWRPPNVSELYSFGYHFSRIQFGLWRYQITPRPDRDPPFSIATPLNGVFDETDREVPSEKSYKWVSGLEWKSEKINAEFVFYVNLINDYIFLRPFGVTTNVAGTFPYFLYDQTNARFIGSDWDIRYKHTPYWTSELKLSYVRATELENNQPFIEIPPFNANYSIDYLRGRWGAGLSFNYSARQWNAPPVIQPTDFQQNDVFVDPNQIFDFMAAPDDFLLLGAKMSYQPGDFTVEIKANNVLNTAYRVYTDRLRYFSESPGRNITISIGYKF from the coding sequence GTGACGGGTGTTGTCATGGACATGGAATCCAAAGAGCCCATTCCATTTGCGACGATCCAACTGACCAGTGAGTCTCATAAAGGCAAGGAGAGCAATGTGCGGGGGACTACTACGGATATTGACGGTCGTTTCACCTTGAAAGGGTTGTGCGATGAGGAAATGGATCTGATTGTCTCGCATGTAGGGTACAAGCAAGTCGTGCATCACCATGATACTTACCATGCGAGTCCGAAAATCTTTCTCGCAGTAGATGACCAATTACTCGAAAGTGTAGTTGTGGAAGACGCTTATCAGGAAGAACTGAAATCTGTCGCTATCCAGAAGAAAGAATTGAGTCAGTTGGCTGTAGTAAATTCCTCAATTGGAGAACTGACAGAGGAAATGAGTGGCGTTTCTGTGCTGAAAACCGGCGCTAACATTTCGAAACCCATCATTCACGGCTTGCATTCTAATCGCGTATTGGTCATCAATGATGGTGTGAGACATGCTTTTCAGGTTTGGGGGCTTGAGCACGCCCCGGAAATCGATCCTTCCCATGTCGACCGGATCGAAATAGTAAAGGGCGCAGGCACCGTGAAATATGGCCCGGAAGCATTAGGCGGAGTAATCCTATACAATTCAAAAAGACCAGCTTTTGATAAGGACCTCAATGGTTCATTTGGTTATGCCTATCATACGAATGGACGCGCAGGAACGGGCAATTTCAATGTAGGACATGGAGCCCATCGATTTGCGTGGAATGTTGGAGGGTTTGGCATCTATCAGGGGGATTTGAAAACGCCAAATTACGACCTCACCAATACAGGAAGAAGAGAATATGGTGCTAGCTTCAATACGCTTTTGCATCAAAAATTCTTCGATCTGCAGGTATCAGGTAGTTATTTCAATCAGGAACTAGGCATATTGAGAGGTTCTATTGTAGGTAACCTGGATGACCTACAACGCGCCATCGATCGGGGAGAACCAAGTCCAACACTGGACCCATCGTATGATATCCAGAATCCCAAACAAGATACAGAACACGGTTTGATCAATACCAACCTGTCTTTTTTTCTGGGGGAACATGTCATCAACCTACAGTATGCATTTCAGCAAAATATAAGAAGAGAGTTTGATGTGCGTCGTGGAGAACTCAATGATCGTCCGGTAATTGATTTGGAATTGAAGTCTCAGACGGCTGAGATTGAATGGATTCAACCGGAACAAGGACGTTGGAACGGTAGCTCAGGAATTCAGCTATTCACTCAAAACAGCGTGAATGAGCCAGGGTCAAATCCAATCAATTTTGTTCCGGACTATGATGTCTTCAACGTAGGAGCATTTACGGTCCAGTCCCTGAATTTCGATAAGTCTGTCGTAGAATTAGGCGTTCGATTTGATTATCAAACCCTCAGTGTTGCGGATACTATCCGGGATGTAGCCGTTTATGCGAATGAAGTCGATTTCTCGAATGCCACCTTTACCCTTGGGTTTCGACATGAACTTAATCGGAATTGGTCCTTATTTTCTAACATCGGCTCTGCCTGGCGTCCGCCAAATGTGTCTGAATTGTATTCCTTCGGTTATCATTTTTCGAGGATTCAGTTCGGCCTTTGGCGATATCAAATTACCCCGAGACCGGATAGAGACCCACCTTTTAGTATTGCAACTCCTTTGAATGGAGTTTTTGATGAAACAGATCGAGAAGTGCCCTCCGAGAAAAGCTACAAATGGGTGTCTGGTCTGGAATGGAAAAGTGAAAAGATCAATGCGGAATTTGTCTTTTATGTCAATTTGATCAATGATTACATCTTCTTAAGGCCATTTGGCGTGACGACCAATGTCGCAGGTACTTTTCCATATTTTTTGTACGATCAGACCAATGCACGGTTCATCGGGAGTGATTGGGACATTCGCTACAAGCACACTCCATACTGGACGTCTGAACTAAAGCTTTCCTACGTCCGGGCTACTGAATTAGAGAATAATCAACCGTTCATAGAAATCCCCCCTTTCAATGCAAACTACTCGATTGACTACCTAAGGGGTAGGTGGGGTGCGGGACTCAGCTTCAATTATTCCGCTCGGCAGTGGAATGCACCTCCCGTAATCCAACCAACAGATTTCCAACAAAATGACGTATTTGTCGATCCGAATCAGATCTTTGATTTTATGGCGGCACCGGATGATTTTCTGCTTTTAGGTGCTAAAATGAGTTATCAGCCAGGTGATTTTACAGTGGAAATAAAGGCCAATAATGTGCTGAACACAGCTTATCGTGTCTATACTGACCGTTTACGCTATTTTTCCGAATCTCCCGGCAGGAACATTACAATCTCTATCGGCTATAAATTTTAA
- a CDS encoding Fur family transcriptional regulator: MARFSEVKKILKNHKLRITDGRIDVLEFFLRQEKALSFKDLEEEFNGYDRVTLYRTLNSFTEQGVLHKIPSDSGFATYGLCHDTCDSGEHHHDHIHFKCEECGTTECLEQHVPTIVVPGYQIKEANLILNGICKSCA; the protein is encoded by the coding sequence ATGGCACGCTTCAGCGAGGTTAAAAAAATTCTTAAAAATCATAAGTTAAGAATCACCGATGGTCGAATAGACGTTCTGGAATTCTTTTTGCGTCAGGAAAAGGCTCTGTCTTTTAAAGACCTGGAAGAAGAGTTCAATGGGTATGATCGGGTAACGCTTTACCGGACACTCAATTCCTTTACCGAACAAGGGGTCCTTCACAAAATTCCCAGTGATAGTGGGTTTGCTACCTACGGCTTGTGCCATGATACCTGTGATTCCGGTGAACATCATCATGATCATATTCATTTCAAATGTGAAGAGTGTGGCACTACGGAATGCCTTGAGCAACACGTTCCGACTATCGTCGTTCCCGGATACCAAATAAAAGAAGCCAATCTCATCCTGAACGGAATTTGTAAATCCTGTGCCTAA
- a CDS encoding zinc-dependent alcohol dehydrogenase family protein — protein MKAISYESFGGALSYGNLPDPEAKAASVVINVKATGLCRSDWHGWMGHDADIVLPHVPGHEFAGEVVEVGADIKKWAPGDRVTVPFVSGCGHCEPCVSGNQQVCHQQFQPGFTAWGSFAQYVAIDYADHNLVRLPEEMTYETAASLGCRFITAFRAIVDIGNVKGGEWVTVFGCGGVGLSAIMIAATMGAQVIAIDIDDQKLTEAEKVGACATLNDKNTADLIDAIKSLTNGGAHLSVDALGSQETCYNSIANLRTQGRQVQVGLMAGNDLNPSIPMHLVIAKELSIHGSHGMQSYRYPAVFDMIKTGKLKPEILIGDTISLMEVVERLPNMNSFPGTGVTVISV, from the coding sequence ATGAAAGCCATCAGCTACGAATCATTCGGAGGAGCACTGTCCTATGGAAATCTACCAGATCCAGAAGCCAAAGCGGCATCAGTGGTCATAAACGTAAAAGCAACCGGGCTCTGTCGCAGTGACTGGCACGGATGGATGGGCCATGATGCCGACATTGTCTTACCTCATGTACCTGGTCATGAATTTGCCGGGGAGGTTGTAGAAGTGGGTGCTGACATCAAAAAATGGGCTCCGGGAGATCGGGTCACCGTTCCTTTTGTAAGTGGATGTGGCCATTGCGAACCTTGCGTGAGTGGCAACCAACAAGTATGTCATCAGCAGTTCCAACCTGGATTCACAGCCTGGGGCTCTTTTGCTCAATACGTTGCCATAGATTATGCGGACCATAACCTGGTACGCCTTCCTGAAGAAATGACGTATGAAACAGCGGCCAGTCTGGGTTGTCGATTCATCACTGCTTTTCGTGCGATCGTGGATATTGGGAATGTGAAAGGCGGTGAATGGGTTACCGTTTTCGGATGTGGAGGTGTCGGACTTTCGGCCATCATGATCGCAGCAACGATGGGTGCGCAAGTCATCGCCATTGACATTGACGACCAAAAATTAACTGAGGCGGAGAAAGTAGGTGCCTGTGCAACACTCAATGACAAAAATACCGCCGACCTGATTGATGCCATCAAGTCCCTGACCAATGGCGGTGCGCATTTATCGGTTGATGCGTTAGGTAGTCAGGAAACCTGTTATAATTCAATCGCCAATCTGCGAACCCAGGGCCGACAAGTGCAGGTCGGACTCATGGCTGGCAATGATCTGAATCCTTCAATACCGATGCATCTGGTAATCGCTAAAGAGTTGAGTATCCACGGCAGTCATGGCATGCAATCCTATCGCTACCCCGCGGTATTTGACATGATCAAAACAGGCAAATTGAAACCTGAGATACTGATCGGCGATACAATTTCATTAATGGAAGTGGTGGAGAGACTCCCAAATATGAATTCCTTTCCTGGTACAGGAGTCACTGTTATTTCAGTGTAA
- a CDS encoding YfhO family protein: protein MNINTPQLRKEALTHVAIIAFFYVVILILFYPGIINGEVLSQHDISQWRGTAEEAIDYREKTGEEALWTNSLFGGMPAYLISVRYDWDLTIFLTKFLSPGLGRPFSLVFLGFLSMYILLLTYRVKPLVAALGALFFGSTSFIIIGLSAGHTAKVAAIAMMPLVIAGLKLVMDGKLKWGFLLTAIGLALEIRVNHLQITYYLALIVWIMGKSYLAIAAIEKDLSFLTKKVPVLLFAALLGVAANTGQLWTLMEYSEYSTRGKNEYVKDGETKNSGLDKDYAFEFSNALLEPMVMFIPNWYGGSSFQELDEDSALGTALRKNGVPRQQINSSLQSVTTYWGPQRLSAPYYLGSIAIFMVVLGLLTLKLREKLWLVIIIAFGIMLSWGDTLQGFNYFMFDYFPGYNKFRAPTFAIIISMFGLVLLGAQGLNEVLTNTTPENKKKLLYAAAGTAGFAILAAILAGIGSYRGAVDEQLAQQVPDWYIDALREDRASLLRMDALRSAFFVLAAFGVLWAITKEKISMNIGLIAIIGLATLDCLMVDKRYLNEDNFERVRNDGLRSASAADNFILNDKSEGYRVLNLLNPFNEGHTSQFHSSIGGYHGAKMGRYQELIEHQIASEMNELIQGLQSGSRDFSDLGVLNMLNTKYFKYSDEANGVLPNNVANGPAWFVTDVVSATTANEEMDQLGEINTKTTAVVNTTDFPLMSTQFSNGQIRVQEHTPKKITYQTSTTGDALAVFSEIYYPKGWEATIDGEKVEILRSNYVLRALQVPAGEHEIVLEFKPRAYLLGSKMNMAVALTFIALFLVFLFTDYRKEAAVNA from the coding sequence ATGAATATAAATACGCCACAACTGCGAAAAGAAGCCCTCACTCACGTTGCGATCATTGCATTTTTCTATGTCGTGATCCTGATCCTGTTTTATCCGGGCATCATTAATGGAGAGGTATTGAGTCAACACGATATTTCTCAGTGGCGAGGTACAGCCGAAGAAGCGATAGATTATCGTGAGAAAACCGGTGAAGAAGCCTTATGGACGAACTCTTTGTTTGGCGGGATGCCAGCCTACCTTATCTCTGTAAGATATGATTGGGATCTGACCATTTTTCTGACCAAGTTCTTGAGTCCTGGGCTCGGACGTCCTTTCAGCCTGGTCTTTCTAGGCTTTCTAAGCATGTATATCCTGTTGTTGACCTACCGGGTTAAACCACTGGTGGCAGCATTGGGGGCTTTGTTTTTTGGGTCCACCTCTTTCATCATCATCGGTCTAAGTGCGGGTCATACCGCGAAAGTGGCCGCAATAGCGATGATGCCGCTGGTCATTGCAGGGCTCAAGCTGGTCATGGATGGAAAACTGAAATGGGGCTTTTTATTGACGGCCATTGGATTAGCCCTCGAAATCAGGGTAAACCACCTACAGATCACCTACTATCTGGCGTTGATCGTATGGATCATGGGCAAGAGCTATCTGGCCATTGCAGCGATTGAAAAAGACCTCAGTTTCCTGACCAAAAAAGTTCCAGTTCTCCTATTTGCAGCACTATTGGGAGTCGCCGCAAATACCGGGCAATTGTGGACACTAATGGAATACAGCGAATACTCCACCCGAGGTAAGAATGAATACGTCAAGGATGGTGAAACCAAAAATTCAGGACTTGACAAAGATTATGCGTTTGAATTCAGTAATGCGCTTTTGGAACCTATGGTGATGTTCATTCCCAATTGGTATGGCGGATCTTCTTTTCAGGAGTTGGACGAAGATTCGGCATTGGGCACTGCATTAAGGAAGAATGGTGTTCCACGGCAACAAATCAATAGCTCCTTACAATCTGTGACCACTTATTGGGGTCCACAACGTCTTTCGGCACCTTATTATCTGGGCTCCATTGCCATATTCATGGTGGTGTTAGGCTTACTTACCTTGAAGCTAAGAGAGAAACTTTGGTTGGTGATCATTATTGCTTTCGGGATCATGTTAAGTTGGGGAGATACACTACAAGGCTTCAATTATTTCATGTTCGATTACTTTCCAGGTTATAATAAATTCCGGGCACCCACTTTTGCGATCATCATCAGTATGTTCGGATTGGTCCTTCTAGGGGCGCAAGGATTGAATGAAGTATTGACCAATACAACTCCTGAAAACAAAAAGAAACTGTTGTACGCAGCAGCCGGTACTGCCGGTTTTGCCATTCTTGCCGCGATTTTGGCAGGTATCGGTAGTTATCGAGGAGCCGTTGATGAGCAGCTGGCCCAACAAGTGCCTGACTGGTACATTGACGCTCTGAGGGAAGACCGGGCCAGTCTACTTCGCATGGATGCCCTAAGGTCTGCCTTTTTTGTCCTGGCTGCTTTTGGGGTCCTCTGGGCCATCACCAAAGAGAAAATAAGTATGAACATTGGCCTGATAGCAATCATTGGTCTGGCGACCTTGGATTGCCTCATGGTCGATAAACGCTACTTGAATGAAGATAACTTTGAGCGTGTTAGAAATGATGGATTGAGAAGTGCTTCCGCAGCGGACAATTTCATATTGAATGATAAAAGCGAAGGCTATCGCGTATTGAATCTTCTGAATCCTTTTAATGAAGGACATACTTCTCAATTCCACAGCTCGATAGGTGGCTATCACGGAGCGAAAATGGGGCGCTATCAGGAATTGATTGAGCACCAGATTGCATCCGAAATGAATGAGTTGATCCAGGGATTGCAGAGTGGTAGTCGCGACTTCAGTGATCTGGGTGTGCTCAATATGCTCAATACTAAATATTTCAAGTACAGTGATGAGGCCAATGGTGTGCTACCCAATAATGTGGCGAATGGCCCTGCATGGTTTGTCACCGATGTTGTATCAGCAACTACGGCCAATGAAGAAATGGACCAGTTAGGGGAGATCAATACCAAAACCACAGCCGTGGTAAATACAACAGATTTTCCGCTGATGAGTACTCAATTTAGCAATGGCCAAATTCGAGTACAGGAACATACACCAAAGAAGATCACCTATCAAACTTCCACTACTGGTGATGCTTTAGCGGTCTTTTCAGAGATCTATTACCCTAAAGGATGGGAGGCCACCATCGATGGTGAAAAAGTAGAAATTCTTAGAAGCAACTATGTATTGCGAGCATTACAGGTTCCGGCAGGGGAGCATGAGATTGTGTTGGAGTTCAAACCTCGGGCTTACTTGTTGGGTAGCAAAATGAATATGGCTGTAGCGCTAACATTCATTGCTCTCTTTCTGGTATTTCTATTCACCGATTACAGGAAGGAGGCAGCAGTTAATGCGTGA